The nucleotide window TATCGAAAAAATGAATGACATCATATACGTATGCGTTATGCCATGAAACTTATAAAGTTTACACAGAATCATATTGTGGCCCTGAAAAGGGCCTTTTGTAACGGTCACTCGGGCGGGCGGGAATATAACAGAGGCCGCGTGCGTTACAAGGTGTACGCACGAGACAAATGTACACATCCACACCAATCGCCGGGTGCTACCGCTAGAGATGGATGTAGCCAGAAGAGAAGTGTGGACACTTAAGCCTTCTTCTCGGTCTTCTTGGGCAGGAGCACGGCCTGAATGTTAGGCAGCACACCACCCTGGGCGATGGTCACACCGGAGAGGAGCTTGTTCAACTCTTCGTCGTTGCGGATCGCCAGCTGGAGATGCCTAGGGATGATTCTGGTCTTCTTGTTGTCGCGAGCGGCGTTGCCTGCCAACTCGAGAACTTCAGCGGCCAGGTACTCCATGACGGCGGCCAGGTACACCGGGGCACCGGCACCGACGCGCTCGGCGTAGTTGCCCTTGCGTAGAAGCCTGTGGATACGGCCGACGGGGAACTGGAGTCCGGCACGGTTAGAGCGGGACTTTGCCTTTCCCTTAACCTTGCCACCTTTACCGCGTCCAGACATGTTTAAAGAGATTAAAGTTTAGTTTACACACAACGAACGAACCAACGAGAGCACGTATTGCACGTGAGTGAGTCGGgacaagaatattttttttcgccTGCTGTGAAATCCTTCGGCACCCTTTTGAAGGGGTGCGAGTGGCCTCTTCCGCCTTCCGGCTGCGGAGGCTGTCTCGGGTCGCGCCCCACCTTGTGGGGCGGTCGGTCGCTCGTCATTTTGGGGACGGCTGTGTATCCGTGAGGGCCAGCTTTCTCGCCACCGGCCGTTTATCCAACCCCGCGACCCCTAGCctggtgataccgtttgagcggggccaGGCATCGGGGACGCAGAGAAGGCGaccggcagcttaggctggcgtGTGCATCGTGCCTATGTAGGCGACATCCGGTGTGGTGTGTGCgtgtcttcttcttcgtcgtctTCTTGTGTGGTGTGTAGGAGGGCTCGGGGGAGATGCCGAGCCCCGTGTTGGTCCGGCGGGCGCGTGTAGTGGGGCGCAATCCCGCGCAGGTGATCGTGGTCGGTGTTGTCCGCGCGGTCGAACATGCCCCGCGCGAGGCGCTCGATGATGAAGTCTTCCAGGCTGCTGCTCCACTTCAGGTGCTCGGCGATGGCTGCGTTGCTGACGTACTGCGTTGCTCCGACGATGGTCCGCAGCGAGAGGGTCTCCTGACGCCTCAAGTTGGTCCTGGTGGTCCTGCAACAGAAAGAATACCAGGCTGGTGAAGCGTAAGTTAGTCGCGATCGGACGTAAGCTTTGTACAGACCGAGTTTGGTCCGTACAGGGAGCTTACTGCGGAAGACCGGGCGGAGGTTCATACGAGCGGTTCTCGCTCGTATGACCGTCTCCGCGGCGTGCTTCTTCATGTTGAGCCTCCTGTCTATGGTCACCCCCAGGTATTTCACTGTGGGTGACCATGACAGCGGCTGTCCTAGAAGAGAGGGAGGTGGGGGCAGGACCCTGGCTGCCCCTGTGATAAGTGCTTGCGTCTTGCCCACATTGACTGATAGTCTCCATTTGGAGAGCCAGTCAGGGAGAGCGTCAAGCGTCGGCTGGATCTTGGAGACTGCGTGCGGCATCTGGAATGAGGAAGCAAAGTAAGCGGCGTCATCTGCGAATAAGGCTAGTTGCGCTTGTCCTACGACTGGAATGTCGTCGGTGTAGCGCACGTAGCATGCGGGCGATAGGCAGCTCCCCTGGGGGACGCCTGCCTGTATCGGGCGTTCCTGTGACAGTGCGCCTTCCACTTGAACGTGGAAGCGTCGGTCTGCCAGGAATGAAGCGATGACTCTCACGATGCGGCGGGGGGCTGTGGACAGAGAAAGTTTATATATTAGACCTTCGTGCCAAACTCGATCGAACGCTTTCTCCATGTCTAGGAGGACAGCGACTGTGTACTCCTTTTTGTTGAGCGCCATGCCCATGTGGTGTAGCACGCGGGTGAGCTGCAACGTGGTGGAGTGTTGAGACCTGAAACCAAATTGCTCCGGCCTGGGTGTCAGGTGTGGCGAGAGGTGCCGGAGCAGCAACCTCTCGAACACCTTTGATAGGTTGCATAGCAACGTGATGGGCCGGTAGTTCTCCGGCTTTCTTCTGTCCTTCCCGGGCTTGGGAAGGACTATGACCCGTCCGGACTTCCAGATGGTGGGGAAGTGCCCCGACCGCAAGATCCCGTTGAACAGGCGCGCCACTGCCGCTAAGGTGTTTAGCGGCAGTTGGCGGAGCGCCATGTTTGGGATCTCGTCGGGGCCCGGCGCCTTCTTCGGCTTGCAGTGACGTCTGATTGTCGCCTGGACCTGTGAAGGAGAAAAGTAGATTGGATCATCGTGGGTCTCTACGGGCACGCTGAGGTAGTCTCGAACGTGCCGCACGATGTCCGCTGTGTGTTGCGGGTCGGTGTCAGGGAATGGCCTGAATTGCTGCTCAAGGCTGCGAGCGAGTATTTCCGCTCTGTCCTTGGCCGCGTACTTCAGTTCCCCGTCGGTGTCGTCCACTAGGGGCCGTATCGGCTCGGGTGTCGCGCTGAGTTGTCGGCATAACCTGTGGATGGAAGGAACGTGATCAGTTAGACTCTCGATGTGCGATTCCCAGCTTGCAGCTCTGTGCTCGCTGAGTTTTACCCTTAACAGTCGCTCGAGACTATTGAGCTCAGCCTTGACCGACTGAGCCCTAGTCCTTTGCCACTGTTTCCTGTACCAGCGCTTTTTCTCCAAAAGCGCTTGAAGCGGCCTTGGGAGCGGCTTGCGCCGGTCCGAAGGCGGGATGATGTGGGTGGCGTCGTCGAGGGCCGCTTTGATGTCCCCGGTGATTGTGGCTGCTGCTGCATCGACCTCTTCTGCGGTCGATATGGGACCTG belongs to Cydia splendana chromosome 26, ilCydSple1.2, whole genome shotgun sequence and includes:
- the LOC134803211 gene encoding histone H2A; protein product: MSGRGKGGKVKGKAKSRSNRAGLQFPVGRIHRLLRKGNYAERVGAGAPVYLAAVMEYLAAEVLELAGNAARDNKKTRIIPRHLQLAIRNDEELNKLLSGVTIAQGGVLPNIQAVLLPKKTEKKA